The region CTTTGCTGAAGTCGTCCGTGAACTGCACTGGCGGCACATCCTTGAGCTCCTCGAGAATGGCGGCGAGTTGCGAGATGGTTTTCTTGGCGTAGACCTTCACTTTGCCCAGCGGCACGCTGCCGTCGAAGATCAGTGTCAGCAGGGCCGAGTCACCGACCGACTCTACATACAGGGTGCCGTTCTCGCCCTGGTGGATCTGCTCGCTGAACGTACGCTCGCCCAGCATGTTGGCCAGAGCAGCGGTGGCAGCGGCGTTGCTGGCCACCAGTGTGGCGACGCTGTCGAGGGCCGGAGGACGGGGCGCCCAGAGCGCTTCTTTATGGGAGAGCACGAAGCCCTTGCGGTCTACCAGCAGACCGTAACGGACGCCAGTGGTCACCAGCAGGTCCTGAATCAGCTGATCTACACGTTCATAGGCGTCACCGTACAGTGCAAGTGAAGGTTCAATCATGTCCCCCGGAGTATAGAAGTGACTTTCATACAGGACCGTCACATGCCTGCTGTCAGTTGTGAGTAAAAGCACCGGGGCAGGCCGGATGCTCATGCGTCTGTCAGGGAGGGGACGTTACACTCGCCCGCGTGAAGGGCACATCATCATTCCGCAGGCGCCGGCTTCTGAAGCTGGCGCTGCTTTC is a window of Deinococcus deserti VCD115 DNA encoding:
- a CDS encoding roadblock/LC7 domain-containing protein; the protein is MIEPSLALYGDAYERVDQLIQDLLVTTGVRYGLLVDRKGFVLSHKEALWAPRPPALDSVATLVASNAAATAALANMLGERTFSEQIHQGENGTLYVESVGDSALLTLIFDGSVPLGKVKVYAKKTISQLAAILEELKDVPPVQFTDDFSKGASALLDDLLG